Proteins encoded within one genomic window of Cucumis sativus cultivar 9930 chromosome 3, Cucumber_9930_V3, whole genome shotgun sequence:
- the LOC101217335 gene encoding protein SMAX1-LIKE 3, which produces MRTGGCTVQQALTCEALNVVKQAVILAKRRGHAQVTPLHVASTMLSPPTGLLRTACLQSHSHPLQCKALELCFNVALNRLPASNSTPPILTPSSHHHHHQSHPSISNALVAAFKRAQAHQRRGSIENQQQPLLAVKIELEQLIISILDDPSVSRVMREARFSSTQVKTKVEQAISIEHNTTPASNNNDDNSNNNTTLLGGATTTSGRAREEDIAAVINELAEMKKRSLVVVGECVGNVECVVEAAIGRVEKKEVPECLKEVKFINLSISSFRDRSRIEVDEKVMELKSLIRSNYCIGKGVILYVGDIKWSIDYRENYYYHSSNQRRGYYCPVEHMIMELGKLVYGNYDQQIHQPKGGGVNVWIMGIATFQTYMRCKTGNPSLETLLAIHPLTIPTGSFRLSLITDSDIIQSQSLEEKRQEIVLEEEKELNCCGECSAKFEIEARSLQNYSNNNSESTTSSTPLPAWLQQYKNEQKAVGENDQTKCVTVRELYKKWNSICNSIHKINSNNNNSISCSDKSLSFSCILPNSSSSASGFSYDHHHHHNNNHYDFLRNTQKEKLQEDHLGHFYEGNVEPKTLMVLSSNYNNNNNHGSTPSSGSSGSDVVLEGEYVSRFKELNSENFKRLCNALEKKVPWQKNVVGDIASAVLQCRSGMGRRKGKMGHGDFKEETWLLFQGNDLRGKEKVAEELARVIFGSATSNLVSITLSSFSSTRSADSTEDNCRNKRSRDEQSCSYLERFAEAVSINPHRVFLVEDVEQADYSSQMGFKRAIEGGRITNSDGQQVSLADSIVILSCESFSARSRACSPPIKKQQENEQEQEQNKGEEEQEQKREEEETAPCLALDLNISIDDDEDRAANDQSIDDVGLLDSVDRRIIFQIQEL; this is translated from the exons ATGAGAACAGGTGGTTGCACAGTTCAACAAGCTCTTACTTGTGAAGCTTTAAATGTTGTAAAACAAGCTGTTATTTTAGCTAAACGTCGTGGCCATGCTCAAGTCACTCCTCTTCATGTTGCTAGCACTATGCTTTCTCCTCCTACTGGCCTTCTTCGTACTGCTTGTCTTCAATCTCATTCTCATCCTCTTCAATGTAAAGCTTTAGAACTTTGTTTTAATGTCGCTTTAAATCGTCTTCCTGCTTCTAATTCTACTCCTCCTATTTTAACCCCTTCATCTCATCACCACCACCATCAATCTCATCCTTCAATCTCTAATGCTCTCGTTGCTGCTTTTAAACGTGCTCAAGCTCATCAACGTCGTGGATCTATTGAAAACCAACAACAACCGCTTCTAGCCGTTAAAATCGAGTTAGAACAACTCATTATTTCCATTTTGGATGACCCTAGTGTTAGTCGTGTTATGAGAGAAGCTCGTTTCTCTAGTACACAAGTCAAAACTAAAGTAGAACAAGCTATTTCTATTGAACACAATACGACGCCCGCGAGTAATAACAACGATGACAACAGCAACAACAATACCACTCTTCTGGGTGGTGCCACGACAACGTCTGGTCGAGCGAGGGAGGAGGATATTGCAGCAGTGATTAACGAGTTGGCggagatgaagaagaggagCTTAGTGGTTGTAGGGGAGTGTGTGGGAAATGTTGAATGTGTGGTGGAGGCAGCCATTGGGAGGGTTGAGAAAAAGGAAGTGCCTGAATGTTTGAAGGAAGTGAAGTTTATtaatctttcaatttcatcatttcGGGATAGGTCAAGAATTGAAGTGGATGAGAAAGTTATGGAGTTAAAGAGTTTGATAAGGAGTAATTATTGTATAGGGAAAGGGGTGATTTTGTATGTTGGGGATATTAAATGGAGTATAGATTATAGagagaattattattatcattcaaGTAATCAAAGAAGAGGGTATTATTGTCCAGTGGAGCATATGATTATGGAATTAGGGAAATTAGTATATGGGAATTATGATCAACAAATTCATCAACCAAAAGGAGGAGGAGTTAATGTTTGGATAATGGGAATTGCAACATTCCAAACTTATATGAGATGCAAAACTGGAAATCCATCTCTTGAAACTTTATTGGCTATTCATCCTCTTACAATTCCAACAGGCAGCTTCAGGTTGAGTCTCATCACTGACAG tgacaTTATTCAAAGCCAGTCCTTGGAAGAGAAAAGGCAAGAGATTGTGTTAGAAGAGGAAAAGGAGCTGAATTGTTGTGGTGAATGTTCAGCAAAGTTTGAGATAGAAGCAAGAAGcttacaaaattattcaaataataatagtgaATCAACAACCTCTTCAACTCCTTTACCTGCATGGCTTcaacaatacaaaaatgaGCAGAAAGCAGTGGGAGAAAATGACCAG ACGAAGTGTGTCACAGTCAGAGAGCTTTACAAAAAGTGGAACTCCATATGCAATTCAATCCACAAGATCAATTCAAATAACAACAACAGTATTTCTTGTTCTGATAAAAGTTTATCGTTCTCTTGTATTCTTCCAAATTCATCATCTTCAGCATCGGGGTTTTCGTAcgatcatcatcatcatcataataataatcactACGATTTCTTACGGAACACCCAAAAAGAGAAGCTTCAAGAGGATCATCTTGGCCATTTTTATGAGGGAAATGTGGAGCCAAAGACATTGATGGTTTTGAGTagtaattataacaataataataatcatggTTCAACACCTTCTTCGGGATCATCAGGAAGTGATGTCGTTTTGGAGGGTGAATATGTGAGTAGGTTCAAGGAGTTGAACTCTGAAAATTTCAAGAGGCTTTGCAATGCTTTGGAGAAGAAGGTGCCATGGCAGAAGAATGTGGTTGGTGATATTGCAAGTGCAGTTCTTCAATGTAGGTCTGGGATGGGtaggagaaaagggaagatgGGCCATGGAGATTTCAAGGAAGAAACTTGGTTGCTTTTTCAAG GCAACGACCtaagaggaaaagagaaggtGGCAGAAGAGCTAGCTAGAGTAATATTTGGGTCAGCAACATCAAATTTGGTATCCATAACATTAAGCAGCTTCTCGTCCACAAGATCCGCAGATTCAACGGAAGATAATTGTAGAAACAAAAGATCAAGAGATGAACAAAGTTGCAGCTACTTAGAGCGATTTGCTGAGGCAGTTTCCATAAACCCCCATAGAGTATTTTTGGTTGAAGATGTTGAGCAAGCTGATTATTCTTCACAAATGGGTTTCAAAAGAGCAATAGAAGGAGGAAGAATCACAAACTCTGATGGCCAACAAGTTTCTTTGGCTGATTCCATTGTTATTCTTAGCTGTGAAAGCTTCAGTGCAAGATCAAGAGCTTGCTCTCCtcctataaaaaaacaacaagaaaatgaacaagaacaagaacaaaataaaggGGAGGAAGAACAAGAACAGAAacgtgaagaagaagaaacggCCCCTTGTTTGGCTTTGGATTTGAATATTTccattgatgatgatgaagatagAGCTGCAAATGATCAATCAATTGATGATGTTGGCCTTCTTGATTCAGTTGATAGACGaattattttccaaattcaaGAACTATGA